The Desulfovibrio sp. G11 region ACATACGGAACTGGGTTCCCCGCAGGCTATTTACGCGGTACCCTACTGAAATAATGGCATCAAGGTTGAAATACTCTACCTGATAGGTTTTGCCGTCAGCGGCAGTTGTTGCAAAAATTGCAACAACTGAATCGCGCTGCAATTCCCCGCTGGAAAAAATATTCTTGAGGTGACGGGAAATGCCCGATTTATCAACCTGAAGCAGATCTGCCAATTGAGAGAGGGATAGCCAGACGCTTTCATTATGCAGCCGCACTTCAAGTTTGGGGCCTTCCCCATCGACCTGGAAGAAAAGCAATTCCCCCAAATTCTCACAAGGAATCATAGGCACCTTGTCATTCATATGGCTTTGACCTCAGTACCCGGAGACATCTGCCGGAAAATCTGTGTGGCGTTGATTTTGACGGCATCAGAAGAAAAACCGTTATCGCGGAACACCGCGCGTAAAGGTTTAGCGCGGGTGAGTTCTTTGACCAACTCCTCGGTAAGGCCGGTATCAAAGCAGGCCACAAGGGCGTTTTCGTCCACGAAAAAGACGGTTTTACCCAGGATGGTTTCCTTGCGGATGGGCAGGGTCAAATCCACGCCCCAGTCCACCAGCACTTGGAAGAGCAAGTCTTCCGGAGTTCGCCCCAGCTTGATGTTGTCGGTCATCATGTCCAGCATAGACTGGTTCAGCCTGTCCGGCGTGTAATACACATCGGCCATATTGGAAGAATCGACTTTGAGGACGCGAAAGCCAGTGTCGGGAAAGGGTGAAGTATGAAGGATGGAGGATGAATTTGGAGCACCGGCCAACAAATCCCCCTGTTTCACCTTTTCTTCTGCCTTTCTTTCCGCATTCATCTTTCTCACTTTATCCTTAATATTGTCACCGGCGCGACGAATGCGTTCCTTCGAAATCTCCGAGATTAAAGGCTTGAGTCCTATCTGTTTGCAGAAATTGTAAGCCTCTTTTGCATCATTACTATCCTGCCCAATTATCTCTGGATATTGTATACTTATAAATCTGCGGTCTGCGCCTTCTCGCTGGTTGATTTCAAGCACGGCATGCGCAAGGGTCGAGGAACCAGCAAACATATCAAGGCAGACATCCTGCGGTCCAGTCATAAAGGATATAAGACGCTCCATCAGAAGAACGGGCTTTGGGTTAGAGAACACCTTTTTCCTTTCTCGGAAGAGAGCTTTCAGGTCGTATGGGCCAGACCTACCATCGAGTTCGAAGACGCTAGACAGCTTATCCTCGAACTCCGAGGCGTATACCTTCAGTTCAATAAGCTTGCTCTCATCATCTCCAAATAGAACTCGCCCTTCCGATAGCAAGCGCTTCATTGTCTCTTCTGGAAATCGATATCCCATAAGTGGCTGCTTGCACGCTTTGCCGGTGCCAGGATGAATCACGTCGTATCGATATCCTTCTTTCCCCGGGTTATGAACGCTACGACTACCAGCATATACACCATTTACATCGATAAACTTGTAATCTGCCAAGGGTCCAAGTTGTGTTTTGTTATCGCGATACCACTCAGTATAGGCAGATTGCAGATCAGGTAAGTCCGAATGCACTGCAACCAATTCAGTGCCAATTCTCACGAGAACATCCTTGACATCAGAAACTGAGCTTTTCCATACGCCTTCAAGATCGCTTTTGCTTCTAGCAAAGACGTGGATGCTTTCGTGCTCTACAGCAATATTGGTTGGATTATTGTCAGTAGCATTTTTCCATATAAGTGTTCCGACAAAATTCGACTCCCCAAAGACCTCGTAACACAAATGAAGGACATTTGCTGTTTCCACATCATCAATAGAAATGGCGACGATTCCAGATGGTGCCAGAAGATTCCTTGTAACTCGAAGACGCTGATACATCATCCCGAGCCAATCGGAGTGGAACCTGCCATTTGCTTCAGTGTTAGCCACAAGCCGATAACCTTGGTCATCAATTTGGTTACTTTGCTTTAGATACTCGTATGTGTTGCCAACAAAATCGTCTCGGTAGACAAGATTATTTCCTTTTTTCCGGT contains the following coding sequences:
- a CDS encoding site-specific DNA-methyltransferase, whose amino-acid sequence is MDKLKMHSPNLTQDNMARIRELFPNCVTEARGEDGKVKLAVDFDLLRQELSESIVEGPQERYRLDWPGKREALLTANAPIAKTLRPCREESVDFDTTKNLFIEGDNLDTLKLLQETYLGKIKMIYIDPPYNRKKGNNLVYRDDFVGNTYEYLKQSNQIDDQGYRLVANTEANGRFHSDWLGMMYQRLRVTRNLLAPSGIVAISIDDVETANVLHLCYEVFGESNFVGTLIWKNATDNNPTNIAVEHESIHVFARSKSDLEGVWKSSVSDVKDVLVRIGTELVAVHSDLPDLQSAYTEWYRDNKTQLGPLADYKFIDVNGVYAGSRSVHNPGKEGYRYDVIHPGTGKACKQPLMGYRFPEETMKRLLSEGRVLFGDDESKLIELKVYASEFEDKLSSVFELDGRSGPYDLKALFRERKKVFSNPKPVLLMERLISFMTGPQDVCLDMFAGSSTLAHAVLEINQREGADRRFISIQYPEIIGQDSNDAKEAYNFCKQIGLKPLISEISKERIRRAGDNIKDKVRKMNAERKAEEKVKQGDLLAGAPNSSSILHTSPFPDTGFRVLKVDSSNMADVYYTPDRLNQSMLDMMTDNIKLGRTPEDLLFQVLVDWGVDLTLPIRKETILGKTVFFVDENALVACFDTGLTEELVKELTRAKPLRAVFRDNGFSSDAVKINATQIFRQMSPGTEVKAI